The following are encoded in a window of Oncorhynchus mykiss isolate Arlee chromosome 31, USDA_OmykA_1.1, whole genome shotgun sequence genomic DNA:
- the LOC110504930 gene encoding BCL-6 corepressor-like protein 1 isoform X1, giving the protein MTGIWAWSGVCSISLPSDSLKNNSLSNLRLPGLQQCNKTPGVKKHWSHWTDEIIASYTEEDLAADLRSTTPKKCCVKETHMQVDPTPMNVGDGGTVSREIGAPIKVSASMVGNPPQTLPPELRGDVPLSQPNKTTTATDCKTQINVCSDPSNFNHCPVVHPPQEHNNAPTSGPPLISSDKRADKKRSEVPKPKADGAGVVPTHQWPCGTKNSPEDLVNPSHSSVMSNKKPHTQTQPVIGLPAGFQCSTLFKPGPPVAFLPSTNFSSPLCKITLPPALGQIAALREATGSQFQKGSQPQSAAAGVAPLLRTYPYHFSVGRSPALEKKTPTATHKLKCKSTSSSKSSKAGGEQKSSIASVVASPTITLPALGSAPPTRFTLSPTAAICCGPSLASITTQGRLLNHVEKGPSHRSADKTSVGFLKLKASSAAKDHAVTCPTEARDVPLDLSAKSKRPKAVKDPPNTVATTEHLHNEACQKVALHPKRPYPILPDTHRNGAYQKQSSRPLNHQGLEPKSSWVKGCSQGPINNLPGTYVGVASPILASTLRSKDGKGSFEDEFQTFARQETISIIDQGEHLATRGKKALFMTKSNQHVHGIKHPNSTSPAVTESCPFKGAFSTALPGSTNSHSYQKSASVKAAIPYSLTVVKPLWQQPPLLPYQGASVQRKISQGTPKVKGATGSEGPKFQSAHQSLSRMSPLSNLESIVKQKALENTALTGEGYCHLSPMASRKAVVSSHTMGQDTLFRQTAAFGCPPIRSVENKETLSSKGYSTQVMNKLEKTGVSECREKSSEKHVKLGEQAGGKEIQVFGSSGSANRNRMDSKLAQELEGGTVKEENMAPAGLDPRAKLEGIALSILTGQCAGLAEVEKKTNGTKEESPTKPIAAFTKQKKPPSPRKPAKEKSSLDPSKKAVVPVKKKPGQETTPVKKEPRPKKKKPCAPVLEHSLSLAEPSPHREEGENTSREKTSTTDNKQSAHNKPVGFEVGFTGNGSSPLPSPQCSETPVPFSSPARPNKEPACSESSTPRLRRGRRRGDEAWLDDWGFAPPPPPNLPHSPTAPPLQPARRPRGRPRTNPLPEKAAQGKARPAPSTEGDALKHKKRSRCRNRKYQNGEYITGKDRDGDGEGEERSVTTRQGTQSESDLTAAMYPRLSATLTCCGTSPEPDPRRPSFTRSGSVRRPEREASPEPSDKPSGKRKFKSKHLSDTDEPKKQLKTKRCSLGKRPASVATDDDSPDAKKPAGLQATPKCSSSPPASKKGTSGRGGVPESPPSRPVPPEVRRLIVNKNAGETLLQRAARLGYLDVVLYCLEKDVREVNRRDNAGYTALHEACSRGWSHIVQVLLKHGADVNCSAQDGTRPIHDAVASDNLPELWMLLNHGADPTLATYSGQTAVKLAQSPSMKTFLKEYFTDLEGRSDQDPSLPWDFYSSSVFENGQEACWDFLLSQRVEEEDEGRKERDSDRDCLMFEFSSEPLLPCYHVQVSLTQGFCNWFLLTDVLKRLKMSSRIFRARYPHLEVVSLSRTEMCRQVSVSQVSTASAQPQEEGEGPVELVRCVPELQGLLGSSIHILQEDEEEEEGDRMDTATPCSR; this is encoded by the exons CATAGCATCCTATACAGAGGAAGACCTTGCTGCAGACCTGAGGTCAACTACACCTAAGAAATGTTGTGTTAAGGAAACGCATATGCAG GTGGATCCCACTCCAATGAATGTAGGGGATGGAGGCACGGTGAGCCGAGAGATCGGTGCTCCCATTAAAGTGTCTGCGAGCATGGTGGGGAATCCCCCTCAGACGCTGCCCCCTGAGCTCAGAGGAGATGTGCCCCTCAGTCAGCCAAATAAGACCACCACAGCAACAGACTGTAAAACGCAGATCAACGTCTGTTCAGACCCTAGCAACTTCAACCATTGCCCAGTTGTCCATCCCCCGCAAGAACACAACAATGCTCCAACGTCAGGCCCTCCCCTCATTAGCTCTGACAAGAGAGCCGACAAGAAGAGATCAGAGGTCCCTAAACCCAAGGCTGATGGTGCTGGGGTCGTTCCCACACATCAGTGGCCGTGTGGTACAAAGAACAGCCCTGAGGACCTAGTTAACCCAAGTCACAGCAGTGTGATGTCCAATAAGAAACCACATACTCAGACCCAGCCAGTGATTGGTCTTCCAGCTGGTTTTCAGTGCTCAACACTATTTAAACCAGGCCCGCCTGTTGCTTTTCTTCCCTCCACTAACTTTTCATCCCCACTCTGCAAAATCACTCTTCCACCCGCATTGGGTCAGATCGCAGCATTGCGAGAAGCCACAGGCAGCCAGTTTCAGAAGGGGAGTCAACCACAAAGCGCAGCTGCTGGCGTGGCACCACTGCTGCGGACCTATCCATATCACTTCTCAGTGGGTCGAAGTCCAGCGCTTGAAAAGAAAACACCCACCGCAACACACAAACTCAAATGTAAGTCGACGTCCAGTAGCAAGAGCTCCAAAGCTGGAGGGGAGCAGAAATCCTCCATCGCCTCAGTGGTGGCCTCTCCCACTATCACTCTCCCAGCATTAGGCTCTGCCCCACCAACCCGCTTCACATTGTCTCCCACCGCTGCCATCTGCTGTGGCCCTTCACTGGCCAGCATCACCACTCAGGGCAGGCTGCTGAACCATGTGGAGAAAGGCCCTTCGCACCGCAGTGCAGACAAGACATCTGTAGGCTTTCTAAAACTGAAGGCTTCGTCTGCTGCTAAGGACCATGCGGTCACTTGCCCGACTGAAGCAAGGGACGTGCCCCTCGACCTGTCCGCCAAGTCGAAGAGGCCAAAAGCGGTCAAAGACCCCCCAAACACAGTTGCCACCACAGAGCATCTCCATAACGAGGCATGTCAGAAAGTTGCCCTCCATCCAAAGAGGCCATACCCAATCCTACCCGACACCCACAGAAATGGGGCTTATCAGAAGCAGAGCAGCAGGCCCCTAAATCACCAGGGTTTGGAACCCAAATCATCCTGGGTCAAAGGTTGCTCTCAAGGCCCTATTAATAACCTCCCAGGAACCTATGTAGGTGTGGCCAGCCCCATACTTGCTTCCACCCTACGTAGCAAAGATGGGAAGGGGTCCTTTGAGGACGAGTTCCAGACTTTCGCTAGACAAGAGACTATCTCTATCATTGACCAAGGGGAACACCTGGCCACAAGGGGAAAGAAGGCATTGTTCATGACAAAGAGCAACCAGCACGTTCATGGTATCAAGCACCCTAACAGTACCAGCCCAGCTGTAACAGAAAGCTGTCCCTTTAAGGGAGCTTTCTCCACAGCTCTGCCCGGCTCTACCAACTCACACTCTTATCAGAAATCTGCAAGTGTCAAAGCAGCAATCCCATACTCCCTCACTGTCGTCAAGCCATTATGGCAGCAACCACCACTTCTTCCTTACCAAGGTGCTTCTGTTCAGAGAAAGATCAGTCAAGGGACTCCCAAAGTCAAGGGGGCCACAGGTTCAGAAGGTCCCAAATTTCAGAGTGCCCATCAAAGCCTGTCCAGAATGTCCCCGCTGTCCAACCTTGAGTCCATAGTGAAGCAAAAAGCTCTAGAGAACACTGCATTGACTGGCGAGGGATACTGCCATCTATCGCCTATGGCATCCAGAAAGGCTGTGGTGAGCTCCCACACAATGGGCCAGGACACATTGTTCCGTCAGACTGCTGCCTTTGGATGTCCACCTATCAGATCTGTGGAGAACAAAGAGACACTTTCCTCTAAAGGGTATTCCACACAAGTTATGAACAAACTTGAGAAAACGGGTGTCTCTGAGTGCAGAGAAAAGAGCTCTGAGAAACATGTTAAACTGGGGGAGCAGGCAGGTGGAAAAGAGATACAGGTCTTTGGAAGTAGTGGTTCAGCTAACAGAAACAGGATGGACAGCAAATTAGCCCAGGAGTTGGAGGGAGGAACGGTGAAGGAGGAGAATATGGCCCCTGCTGGTCTCGATCCCCGTGCTAAATTGGAGGGGATTGCCCTATCCATCCTCACTGGCCAGTGTGCAGGGTTAGCCGAGGTGGAGAAGAAGACCAATGGAACTAAAGAGGAGTCTCCCACCAAACCAATAGCTGCCTTCACCAAACAGAAGAAGCCCCCTAGCCCAAGGAAGCCGGCAAAGGAAAAGTCATCACTGGACCCTTCAAAGAAGGCTGTAGTGCCAGTGAAGAAAAAGCCAGGCCAAGAGACCACTCCAGTTAAGAAAGAACCACGTCCCAAAAAG AAGAAGCCATGTGCACCTGTACTGGAGCACAGTCTGTCGCTGGCTGAACCATCCCcacacagggaggagggagagaacacTAGCAGGGAGAAGACCAGCACCACTGATAACAAGCAGAGTGCTCACAACAAACCAG TAGGTTTCGAAGTAGGTTTCACAGGTAATGGGAGCagtcctctccccagtccccagtgCTCTGAGACCCCAGTCCCCTTCAGCAGCCCTGCAAGACCCAATAAGGAGCCAGCGTGCTCAGAGAGCTCCACCCCCAGGCTGAGGAGGGGCCGACGGAGGGGTGATGAGGCTTGGCTGGACGACTGGGGCTttgctcctccacctcccccaaaTCTCCCCCACTCCCCTACAGCCCCTCCTCTCCAGCCTGCCCGCCGGCCCAGGGGCAGACCGCGCACCAACCCCCTGCCTGAGAAGGCAGCCCAGGGCAAGGCCAGACCCGCCCCCAGCACTGAGGGAGACGCCCTCAAACACAAGAAACGGTCCCGCTGCCGGAACAGGAAATACCAGAATGGGGAGTACATCACGGGGAAGGACAGGGatggagacggagagggggaggagagatctGTCACCACCAGGCAGGGCACTCAATCTGAATCAG ATTTGACGGCTGCCATGTACCCACGCCTCAGTGCCACTCTGACCTGCTGTGGCACCAGCCCAGAGCCTGATCCCAGGAGGCCCTCGTTCACCCGCTCAGGGTCGGTGCGGCGCCCGGAGAGAGAGGCCTCCCCAGAGCCCAGCGACAAACcctctgggaagaggaagttcAAGAGCAAGCACTTGAGTGACACAGATGAGCCCAAGAAG cagCTCAAGACCAAACGTTGCAGCTTGGGAAAGCGCCCTGCCTCTGTGGCAACGGATGACGACAGCCCCGACGCTAAGAAACCAGCAGGCCTCCAGGCTACCCCTAAGTGCTCGTCCTCCCCTCCAGCCAGTAAGAAGGGGACCTCAGGGAGGGGAGGGGTACCAGAGTCTCCCCCTAGCAGACCTGTTCCTCCAGAGGTTCGCCGGCTCATTGTCAACAAGAACGCCGGGGAGACTCTGCTACAAAGAGCTGCCCGATTGGGCTACCTG GACGTGGTGCTCTACTGTCTGGAAAAAGATGTGCGGGAGGTCAATCGGCGTGACAACGCAGGTTACACGGCTCTCCACGAGGCGTGCTCTCGAGGCTGGAGCCACATCGTCCAGGTGCTGCTGAAACACGGGGCCGACGTCAATTGCAGCGCCCAGGACGGAACACG GCCCATCCATGACGCAGTAGCCAGTGATAACCTACCTGAGCTGTGGATGCTGCTGAACCACGGGGCTGACCCCACCCTGGCTACCTACTCCGGACAGACGGCGGTCAAACTGGCCCAGAGCCCCAGCATGAAGACCTTCCTCAAAG AATACTTCACAGACCTGGAGGGGAGAAGTGACCAGGACCCCAGTCTGCCATGGGACTTCTACAGCAGCTCCGTGTTTG AGAATGGCCAGGAGGCATGCTGGGACTTCCTGCTCTCTCAgcgggtggaggaggaggacgagggaaggaaggagagagactcTGATAGGGACTGTCTCATGTTTGAGTTCTCTTCGGAGCCCCTCTTACCCTGTTACCATGTCCAAGTGTCATTAACCCAGGG CTTTTGCAATTGGTTCCTGTTGACGGACGTCCTGAAGCGGCTGAAGATGTCTTCCCGGATATTCCGGGCGCGGTACCCGCACTTGGAGGTGGTGAGCCTGTCGCGAACAGAGATGTGTAGGCAGGTGTCTGTCAGCCAGGTGAGCACAGCCTCTGCACAGCctcaggaagagggagaggggccgGTGGAGCTGGTCCGCTGTGTCCCGGAGCTCCAGGGACTGCTGGGTTCCTCCATTCACATCCTacaggaggacgaggaggaggaggaaggggacaggATGGATACAGCCACGCCCTGCAGTCGGTAG
- the LOC110504930 gene encoding BCL-6 corepressor-like protein 1 isoform X5 encodes MQVDPTPMNVGDGGTVSREIGAPIKVSASMVGNPPQTLPPELRGDVPLSQPNKTTTATDCKTQINVCSDPSNFNHCPVVHPPQEHNNAPTSGPPLISSDKRADKKRSEVPKPKADGAGVVPTHQWPCGTKNSPEDLVNPSHSSVMSNKKPHTQTQPVIGLPAGFQCSTLFKPGPPVAFLPSTNFSSPLCKITLPPALGQIAALREATGSQFQKGSQPQSAAAGVAPLLRTYPYHFSVGRSPALEKKTPTATHKLKCKSTSSSKSSKAGGEQKSSIASVVASPTITLPALGSAPPTRFTLSPTAAICCGPSLASITTQGRLLNHVEKGPSHRSADKTSVGFLKLKASSAAKDHAVTCPTEARDVPLDLSAKSKRPKAVKDPPNTVATTEHLHNEACQKVALHPKRPYPILPDTHRNGAYQKQSSRPLNHQGLEPKSSWVKGCSQGPINNLPGTYVGVASPILASTLRSKDGKGSFEDEFQTFARQETISIIDQGEHLATRGKKALFMTKSNQHVHGIKHPNSTSPAVTESCPFKGAFSTALPGSTNSHSYQKSASVKAAIPYSLTVVKPLWQQPPLLPYQGASVQRKISQGTPKVKGATGSEGPKFQSAHQSLSRMSPLSNLESIVKQKALENTALTGEGYCHLSPMASRKAVVSSHTMGQDTLFRQTAAFGCPPIRSVENKETLSSKGYSTQVMNKLEKTGVSECREKSSEKHVKLGEQAGGKEIQVFGSSGSANRNRMDSKLAQELEGGTVKEENMAPAGLDPRAKLEGIALSILTGQCAGLAEVEKKTNGTKEESPTKPIAAFTKQKKPPSPRKPAKEKSSLDPSKKAVVPVKKKPGQETTPVKKEPRPKKKKPCAPVLEHSLSLAEPSPHREEGENTSREKTSTTDNKQSAHNKPVGFEVGFTGNGSSPLPSPQCSETPVPFSSPARPNKEPACSESSTPRLRRGRRRGDEAWLDDWGFAPPPPPNLPHSPTAPPLQPARRPRGRPRTNPLPEKAAQGKARPAPSTEGDALKHKKRSRCRNRKYQNGEYITGKDRDGDGEGEERSVTTRQGTQSESDLTAAMYPRLSATLTCCGTSPEPDPRRPSFTRSGSVRRPEREASPEPSDKPSGKRKFKSKHLSDTDEPKKQLKTKRCSLGKRPASVATDDDSPDAKKPAGLQATPKCSSSPPASKKGTSGRGGVPESPPSRPVPPEVRRLIVNKNAGETLLQRAARLGYLDVVLYCLEKDVREVNRRDNAGYTALHEACSRGWSHIVQVLLKHGADVNCSAQDGTRPIHDAVASDNLPELWMLLNHGADPTLATYSGQTAVKLAQSPSMKTFLKEYFTDLEGRSDQDPSLPWDFYSSSVFENGQEACWDFLLSQRVEEEDEGRKERDSDRDCLMFEFSSEPLLPCYHVQVSLTQGFCNWFLLTDVLKRLKMSSRIFRARYPHLEVVSLSRTEMCRQVSVSQVSTASAQPQEEGEGPVELVRCVPELQGLLGSSIHILQEDEEEEEGDRMDTATPCSR; translated from the exons ATGCAG GTGGATCCCACTCCAATGAATGTAGGGGATGGAGGCACGGTGAGCCGAGAGATCGGTGCTCCCATTAAAGTGTCTGCGAGCATGGTGGGGAATCCCCCTCAGACGCTGCCCCCTGAGCTCAGAGGAGATGTGCCCCTCAGTCAGCCAAATAAGACCACCACAGCAACAGACTGTAAAACGCAGATCAACGTCTGTTCAGACCCTAGCAACTTCAACCATTGCCCAGTTGTCCATCCCCCGCAAGAACACAACAATGCTCCAACGTCAGGCCCTCCCCTCATTAGCTCTGACAAGAGAGCCGACAAGAAGAGATCAGAGGTCCCTAAACCCAAGGCTGATGGTGCTGGGGTCGTTCCCACACATCAGTGGCCGTGTGGTACAAAGAACAGCCCTGAGGACCTAGTTAACCCAAGTCACAGCAGTGTGATGTCCAATAAGAAACCACATACTCAGACCCAGCCAGTGATTGGTCTTCCAGCTGGTTTTCAGTGCTCAACACTATTTAAACCAGGCCCGCCTGTTGCTTTTCTTCCCTCCACTAACTTTTCATCCCCACTCTGCAAAATCACTCTTCCACCCGCATTGGGTCAGATCGCAGCATTGCGAGAAGCCACAGGCAGCCAGTTTCAGAAGGGGAGTCAACCACAAAGCGCAGCTGCTGGCGTGGCACCACTGCTGCGGACCTATCCATATCACTTCTCAGTGGGTCGAAGTCCAGCGCTTGAAAAGAAAACACCCACCGCAACACACAAACTCAAATGTAAGTCGACGTCCAGTAGCAAGAGCTCCAAAGCTGGAGGGGAGCAGAAATCCTCCATCGCCTCAGTGGTGGCCTCTCCCACTATCACTCTCCCAGCATTAGGCTCTGCCCCACCAACCCGCTTCACATTGTCTCCCACCGCTGCCATCTGCTGTGGCCCTTCACTGGCCAGCATCACCACTCAGGGCAGGCTGCTGAACCATGTGGAGAAAGGCCCTTCGCACCGCAGTGCAGACAAGACATCTGTAGGCTTTCTAAAACTGAAGGCTTCGTCTGCTGCTAAGGACCATGCGGTCACTTGCCCGACTGAAGCAAGGGACGTGCCCCTCGACCTGTCCGCCAAGTCGAAGAGGCCAAAAGCGGTCAAAGACCCCCCAAACACAGTTGCCACCACAGAGCATCTCCATAACGAGGCATGTCAGAAAGTTGCCCTCCATCCAAAGAGGCCATACCCAATCCTACCCGACACCCACAGAAATGGGGCTTATCAGAAGCAGAGCAGCAGGCCCCTAAATCACCAGGGTTTGGAACCCAAATCATCCTGGGTCAAAGGTTGCTCTCAAGGCCCTATTAATAACCTCCCAGGAACCTATGTAGGTGTGGCCAGCCCCATACTTGCTTCCACCCTACGTAGCAAAGATGGGAAGGGGTCCTTTGAGGACGAGTTCCAGACTTTCGCTAGACAAGAGACTATCTCTATCATTGACCAAGGGGAACACCTGGCCACAAGGGGAAAGAAGGCATTGTTCATGACAAAGAGCAACCAGCACGTTCATGGTATCAAGCACCCTAACAGTACCAGCCCAGCTGTAACAGAAAGCTGTCCCTTTAAGGGAGCTTTCTCCACAGCTCTGCCCGGCTCTACCAACTCACACTCTTATCAGAAATCTGCAAGTGTCAAAGCAGCAATCCCATACTCCCTCACTGTCGTCAAGCCATTATGGCAGCAACCACCACTTCTTCCTTACCAAGGTGCTTCTGTTCAGAGAAAGATCAGTCAAGGGACTCCCAAAGTCAAGGGGGCCACAGGTTCAGAAGGTCCCAAATTTCAGAGTGCCCATCAAAGCCTGTCCAGAATGTCCCCGCTGTCCAACCTTGAGTCCATAGTGAAGCAAAAAGCTCTAGAGAACACTGCATTGACTGGCGAGGGATACTGCCATCTATCGCCTATGGCATCCAGAAAGGCTGTGGTGAGCTCCCACACAATGGGCCAGGACACATTGTTCCGTCAGACTGCTGCCTTTGGATGTCCACCTATCAGATCTGTGGAGAACAAAGAGACACTTTCCTCTAAAGGGTATTCCACACAAGTTATGAACAAACTTGAGAAAACGGGTGTCTCTGAGTGCAGAGAAAAGAGCTCTGAGAAACATGTTAAACTGGGGGAGCAGGCAGGTGGAAAAGAGATACAGGTCTTTGGAAGTAGTGGTTCAGCTAACAGAAACAGGATGGACAGCAAATTAGCCCAGGAGTTGGAGGGAGGAACGGTGAAGGAGGAGAATATGGCCCCTGCTGGTCTCGATCCCCGTGCTAAATTGGAGGGGATTGCCCTATCCATCCTCACTGGCCAGTGTGCAGGGTTAGCCGAGGTGGAGAAGAAGACCAATGGAACTAAAGAGGAGTCTCCCACCAAACCAATAGCTGCCTTCACCAAACAGAAGAAGCCCCCTAGCCCAAGGAAGCCGGCAAAGGAAAAGTCATCACTGGACCCTTCAAAGAAGGCTGTAGTGCCAGTGAAGAAAAAGCCAGGCCAAGAGACCACTCCAGTTAAGAAAGAACCACGTCCCAAAAAG AAGAAGCCATGTGCACCTGTACTGGAGCACAGTCTGTCGCTGGCTGAACCATCCCcacacagggaggagggagagaacacTAGCAGGGAGAAGACCAGCACCACTGATAACAAGCAGAGTGCTCACAACAAACCAG TAGGTTTCGAAGTAGGTTTCACAGGTAATGGGAGCagtcctctccccagtccccagtgCTCTGAGACCCCAGTCCCCTTCAGCAGCCCTGCAAGACCCAATAAGGAGCCAGCGTGCTCAGAGAGCTCCACCCCCAGGCTGAGGAGGGGCCGACGGAGGGGTGATGAGGCTTGGCTGGACGACTGGGGCTttgctcctccacctcccccaaaTCTCCCCCACTCCCCTACAGCCCCTCCTCTCCAGCCTGCCCGCCGGCCCAGGGGCAGACCGCGCACCAACCCCCTGCCTGAGAAGGCAGCCCAGGGCAAGGCCAGACCCGCCCCCAGCACTGAGGGAGACGCCCTCAAACACAAGAAACGGTCCCGCTGCCGGAACAGGAAATACCAGAATGGGGAGTACATCACGGGGAAGGACAGGGatggagacggagagggggaggagagatctGTCACCACCAGGCAGGGCACTCAATCTGAATCAG ATTTGACGGCTGCCATGTACCCACGCCTCAGTGCCACTCTGACCTGCTGTGGCACCAGCCCAGAGCCTGATCCCAGGAGGCCCTCGTTCACCCGCTCAGGGTCGGTGCGGCGCCCGGAGAGAGAGGCCTCCCCAGAGCCCAGCGACAAACcctctgggaagaggaagttcAAGAGCAAGCACTTGAGTGACACAGATGAGCCCAAGAAG cagCTCAAGACCAAACGTTGCAGCTTGGGAAAGCGCCCTGCCTCTGTGGCAACGGATGACGACAGCCCCGACGCTAAGAAACCAGCAGGCCTCCAGGCTACCCCTAAGTGCTCGTCCTCCCCTCCAGCCAGTAAGAAGGGGACCTCAGGGAGGGGAGGGGTACCAGAGTCTCCCCCTAGCAGACCTGTTCCTCCAGAGGTTCGCCGGCTCATTGTCAACAAGAACGCCGGGGAGACTCTGCTACAAAGAGCTGCCCGATTGGGCTACCTG GACGTGGTGCTCTACTGTCTGGAAAAAGATGTGCGGGAGGTCAATCGGCGTGACAACGCAGGTTACACGGCTCTCCACGAGGCGTGCTCTCGAGGCTGGAGCCACATCGTCCAGGTGCTGCTGAAACACGGGGCCGACGTCAATTGCAGCGCCCAGGACGGAACACG GCCCATCCATGACGCAGTAGCCAGTGATAACCTACCTGAGCTGTGGATGCTGCTGAACCACGGGGCTGACCCCACCCTGGCTACCTACTCCGGACAGACGGCGGTCAAACTGGCCCAGAGCCCCAGCATGAAGACCTTCCTCAAAG AATACTTCACAGACCTGGAGGGGAGAAGTGACCAGGACCCCAGTCTGCCATGGGACTTCTACAGCAGCTCCGTGTTTG AGAATGGCCAGGAGGCATGCTGGGACTTCCTGCTCTCTCAgcgggtggaggaggaggacgagggaaggaaggagagagactcTGATAGGGACTGTCTCATGTTTGAGTTCTCTTCGGAGCCCCTCTTACCCTGTTACCATGTCCAAGTGTCATTAACCCAGGG CTTTTGCAATTGGTTCCTGTTGACGGACGTCCTGAAGCGGCTGAAGATGTCTTCCCGGATATTCCGGGCGCGGTACCCGCACTTGGAGGTGGTGAGCCTGTCGCGAACAGAGATGTGTAGGCAGGTGTCTGTCAGCCAGGTGAGCACAGCCTCTGCACAGCctcaggaagagggagaggggccgGTGGAGCTGGTCCGCTGTGTCCCGGAGCTCCAGGGACTGCTGGGTTCCTCCATTCACATCCTacaggaggacgaggaggaggaggaaggggacaggATGGATACAGCCACGCCCTGCAGTCGGTAG